In Oscillatoria sp. FACHB-1406, one DNA window encodes the following:
- a CDS encoding molybdenum cofactor guanylyltransferase, which yields METKSLNLIALILAGGNSSRMGRDKALIPWEGTPLLRRVGEVAGRCCSQVYVFASRSQSYSTLLQDCPNFSILEEATSGRGPLVAFADALTQLPPADWILLLACDLPQLDSAILQQWAAQLPQLPPDTLAWVPCRDGFWEPLCAFYRPALKPHLEAFIAAGGRSFQDFLSDLPAVAFPVKEAEARMLRNCNVPDDLREMNR from the coding sequence ATGGAAACTAAATCTTTGAACCTCATTGCTTTAATCCTAGCGGGCGGCAACAGTTCGCGGATGGGACGAGATAAAGCCTTAATTCCTTGGGAGGGTACGCCTTTGCTGCGGCGAGTCGGCGAAGTTGCTGGAAGGTGTTGTTCGCAAGTTTATGTGTTTGCGTCGCGCTCGCAAAGCTATTCAACTCTCCTTCAAGATTGTCCCAACTTCTCCATTTTAGAAGAAGCAACATCAGGTCGAGGCCCGCTTGTTGCCTTTGCCGATGCGCTAACCCAACTGCCGCCCGCCGATTGGATTCTACTCCTCGCCTGCGATTTGCCGCAGTTAGACTCAGCCATTTTACAGCAGTGGGCGGCGCAACTCCCCCAACTTCCACCCGATACCCTCGCCTGGGTTCCCTGTCGCGATGGGTTCTGGGAACCCCTCTGCGCGTTCTATCGCCCCGCCCTGAAGCCGCATTTGGAAGCGTTTATTGCCGCCGGAGGACGCTCTTTTCAAGATTTTCTCTCGGACTTGCCTGCTGTGGCGTTTCCGGTTAAGGAAGCAGAAGCGCGGATGCTTCGCAATTGCAACGTTCCCGACGATTTAAGAGAAATGAATCGCTAG
- a CDS encoding cytosine deaminase, which translates to MFPSDRYWLKNARIPVCLIENGNFSPQTREGLCEVDLEIVGDKIAQLLPAGTSSNELPQHDLKKGIVLPCFADIHTHLDKAHIWERAAPPDYPGTFESAIAACQEDVRHWDAEDLYRRMEFALKCSYAHGTKAIRTHLDSFGAQADISWEVWKTLQREWRAPQSGSLRDRITLQAVVLVSLDYFLTKDGVKLADKVAEWGGVLGGVAYLNPELDRQLESTFILARERNLSLDFHVDENANPNSICLKKVAETALKFEFKAPILCGHCCSLAVQPPDLVRETLNLVKQANIGIVSLPMCNLYLQDRQSERTPHWRGVTLVHELKNHQIPVSFASDNCRDPFFGFGDHDILEVFQQSVRIAHLDTPYRDWIASVTRTPADLMGLGEVGRIGVGFPADLILFKARTFSELLARSQRDRVVIRNGQAIDTTLPDYAELDESDC; encoded by the coding sequence ATGTTTCCTAGCGATCGCTACTGGCTGAAAAATGCCCGCATCCCCGTTTGTTTAATCGAAAATGGTAACTTTAGCCCGCAAACGCGAGAAGGACTGTGTGAAGTCGATCTTGAAATTGTCGGCGATAAAATCGCGCAGCTTCTCCCCGCCGGTACAAGCAGCAACGAGCTTCCCCAGCACGATCTTAAAAAAGGCATCGTTTTACCTTGTTTTGCAGACATCCACACCCATTTAGATAAAGCGCATATTTGGGAACGCGCCGCGCCGCCGGATTATCCGGGAACGTTTGAAAGCGCGATCGCGGCTTGCCAAGAGGATGTTCGGCACTGGGATGCTGAGGATCTCTATCGCCGCATGGAATTTGCCCTTAAATGCAGTTACGCCCACGGGACAAAGGCGATTCGTACCCATCTCGACTCCTTCGGCGCGCAAGCGGATATTAGCTGGGAAGTTTGGAAAACGCTGCAACGAGAATGGCGCGCACCGCAAAGCGGATCCCTGCGGGATCGCATCACCCTCCAAGCCGTCGTCCTCGTCAGTCTCGATTATTTCTTAACAAAAGATGGCGTTAAACTTGCCGATAAAGTTGCTGAATGGGGCGGAGTTTTAGGCGGCGTTGCTTATCTCAATCCCGAACTCGATCGTCAATTAGAGTCTACTTTTATTCTAGCACGAGAACGCAATTTAAGTCTAGACTTTCATGTCGATGAAAACGCAAATCCCAACTCTATCTGCTTAAAAAAAGTCGCTGAAACCGCCCTTAAATTTGAATTTAAAGCTCCCATTCTTTGCGGTCATTGTTGCAGCTTAGCCGTCCAACCGCCCGACCTCGTTCGCGAAACCTTAAACCTCGTCAAACAAGCAAATATCGGCATCGTTAGCTTGCCGATGTGCAATCTTTATCTCCAAGATCGCCAAAGCGAGCGTACTCCTCATTGGCGCGGCGTTACCTTAGTACATGAGTTAAAAAATCACCAAATTCCGGTTAGTTTTGCGAGCGATAATTGCCGCGATCCCTTTTTTGGGTTCGGCGACCACGATATTTTAGAAGTTTTCCAGCAATCCGTTCGCATCGCTCATTTAGATACGCCGTATCGCGATTGGATTGCTTCGGTGACGCGAACTCCCGCTGATTTGATGGGACTCGGAGAAGTAGGAAGAATCGGAGTCGGTTTTCCCGCCGATTTAATTCTGTTTAAAGCCAGAACTTTTAGCGAACTCTTAGCGAGAAGTCAGCGCGATCGCGTCGTTATTCGGAACGGTCAAGCGATCGATACCACTCTACCCGATTATGCTGAATTAGACGAGAGCGATTGCTAA
- a CDS encoding cupin domain-containing protein: MSASNIFQIPPELPADELFEALCDRENLLIERIISSGQTTPPGEWYDQNRDEWVILLQGEAQLAYEDGSTCNLGAGDYLLIPAHQKHRVAYTSSEPPCIWLAIHFS; this comes from the coding sequence ATGAGTGCGAGTAATATCTTTCAAATTCCCCCAGAACTCCCTGCTGATGAGCTTTTCGAGGCTTTGTGCGATCGCGAAAATCTTCTCATCGAACGCATTATTTCCAGCGGACAAACCACCCCACCGGGCGAATGGTACGACCAAAACCGAGACGAATGGGTGATTCTGCTGCAAGGCGAAGCGCAACTCGCTTACGAAGACGGTTCCACCTGCAATCTGGGGGCGGGCGATTACCTGCTGATTCCCGCCCATCAAAAACACCGCGTCGCCTACACCAGCAGCGAACCGCCCTGCATTTGGCTAGCGATTCATTTCTCTTAA